The DNA segment ACCTGAACGTAATCAACGCCAGCCTGAAAAGCCTTTCGAACTGTTTCCACCAACGAGCGGGATGCAGGCTCGTCGGCTCCCCACTGCATACGCGACGTAATGTAGTAACTGAGCGCCAATTGAATCGATCCGCCCCAAAACATTCCGCCTGCAAAACCTGCAAAGAATGTTCAAGAATCCAGCGGCCCGCGGGCGCTACCCTCGTCTTTTGAAACTTGATCCGCGCCCACGGCGTCCGCGTGGACAGGTTCGGCCCGGAGCAGATCGGCAGCGACGGTAACGCCCACCCACAGGGTCAATAGACCAACGCCACTAACGGCCCCGCGCAGATAATGATTCATTAAGAACGGGCGCAGCAGCTCCGACCCAAACACCCACAAATTGCGATCCCATAATACCGACCACGGGAGCACCAGCAGCACCACACCAGACTCCAGGCAGAGCAGCACCGCGATTATCTGCTGCAGCCAGAGGCCTGCATTCCATTTATGCGTCACTGAGGAGTCATTCCAATATCAGGCCAATATCAGGGGCCGATCCCGCTTACGATCCCTGCTGTAACTCGCGGATGCGCTCGGCGACGTTGCGATAATCGATGTTCCGAGAATAGACGTCCATGAAGCTCTTGAGCGCCGCCGAGCGGTTCCCAGCCATCTCATAGGCCGCGCCGATTTCGTAAAGAAGCGCCAACTCACTCTCGGCATCGGCACACGGAGAATCAAGAGCCGTCTGGTACCAGTTTACGGCCAGCAGGGGCAGCCCTTTTTCGATAAAGCAGATGGCCAGCAGCGAGCAGCATTGCACCAGATGCGAATAATCTTTGGCCGCCTCCGCGATTTGATGGACCTTCTGAAATTCGCCAATGGCCTCGTCATAGAGGGCCATCTCTTTGAATGCAACTCCCATATTGTAACGCGTTTCCAGATCGCCACCGCCACCCGGCTGCGGTTCCTCCACTTCGTCGCGGAACTCGGCAAAAAGATCGTCGAGCAGCCCACTGCCAAGTTTGCTGGGGCTGGCGGGCGTCGCCGGAGTTGACGGCCCGCCGGGGAGCACTGCCATGGATGAATCGTCCAGCGCCAGCTCAAAGCCCGAATCTGCTCCTGAGGGTCCAGCCGACAAGTGTTCCAGGTCTAGTTCGGCTTCGGCCAGAGGCTCTGGCACGAACTCTTGCGCTGTCATTACAGCGGCGTCCGTTGCCGAAAACACTGGTTCAGGAATGATTGCTTCAGCCGCCGCGGGCTCCACCAAGTCGGAAACTTCGGGAGGTTAGATTTCGGACCCGGCGGCAGTAAAATCAGGAATGGCAACTTCCGCTACCGCTGCCCCGCGACCGAGCAGGACATCCAAGCGATGCCGGAGGTCTGACAAGGACCCCTGCGAGGGATCGAGGGAATACAGCTTCCCTATAGATTCTTCAGCTTCTACCCCAAGGCCGGCCTGAAGATAAAATTCGATCTGCTCGACGAGACTGTCGGTGGTGGCCGTTGCAGAGGGAGCACTGGAAAGACTGGCCCATTCCATGGAAAGATCGACTTCACGGACTTGGCTCTGCTCCATCTGAACCGTCTCGGCAGGAACGCCTGCCGCCGCATCCTGCAGACGGCCGCTATGGGCCGCTTCAAATATTTTCGTCTGGTACCCGAGCAGCAACTCGCCATAGCGAGATGCGCGATCCCCGTCGCCGATTCGGACGTAAGCTTCGGTAAGAGCCTCGGCGGCCTTGAGGGCTTTCTCGTAATGTTGAGTCTGCTCGTAAAGTGGCAAGAGATGTTCGTAGAGGGCTATGTCGCCGGGAACCTCGACTAATCCGGCTTCCAGCGTCTCAATGGCTTTGGGGAGCTGGTGATAGGTAAGGTATAGTTCGCTCTCGGTAAGGCAATTTTTCACCACAGCCTTTTCGCGAGGGGCCAGCGCGCCAACATGGCTAGAAGTGATACCCGTCTCAGCAGCCTCCTCGATGGCCATCAGGGGACTGATATCGCTAAAATTGGATTCTCCCTGCGGCTTGGCTGGGGAATAACGCGCATCAATGCGGCGCAATTGCTGCACAAGATCATGGTTATCCGGCTCCGCCGCAACCAGCTCCGCATAAACTTCCCGCGCCTTGGCCGGTTCGCCTTCTTCCAAATGGACCTGGGCCAATCTCTCGCCAATGTGTCGGCCTTGGTCCACATCACTGGACTGGCGATAGGCGGTCCATATCAACTCCAACGCCTGCCTGTTTTTTGAATCTCGATCCAGAATCCGCCGGAGCCCTTCCGCAATGGGACCAAGCCCACCCTGGCTTTGCAAGCGCTCGGCGACTCGCTGATAGACGGCTAGAGCGCCATGCGTATCGTTGCGATCCAGCAACCCAGCCGCCAGCACATCCAGGCCGGCCATGTCGCCATGCAGATCCAGCAACTGATTGGCTACTTCTTCCGTTTTGGCCGCGTTGTCTTGTTTGACGTAGGCGTGAAACAAAGCATTGAGCGCAGTCTTGTTCCGCTGATAATCACGGATTGACTCCAGTGCCGCAATGGATTCTCCCGCCTTGCCCTGATCCAGAAAGGCTCGTCCTTTCAGGATGATGGATTCCTCGTTGATCGGATCGAGATGGTAGATGGCATCCAGCACAGCCATGGCTTCATCTGGAGCGTTGCCATCAAGATAGCGCTCTGCGGCGCTCAGGTAAGTGGAGATCGCTTCGGCTTCCTTGCGCGTCTCGACGTAGAAATCACCCATGCGCTTCAGCAGCTTGGGGTTGTCCATATCGAGCATCAACACACGCTCGAACACGGCCCGGGCTTTCTCCGGTTCTTTCCGTTTGCTATAGATTTCAACGGCCTGCAAAAAGTACGTGCGCGCGTCACGCATCAAACCCTGCATGGAGTAGAGCTCTCCAAGCTTCTCCAGCGCCACCAGCGATTCGGGATCTATTTTGGTGATCCGTTTATAGACCGCAATAGCGCGCGGCACTGCGCCACCTTCCACTGATTTTTCCGCCAGTAAATGGAAAGTCTTCAGTGCGTCTTCAATCTTTCCCGCCCGCACGTAGAGATCCCCAATGGCGTTCAACGTCATCAGGTCCTTGGGATCTTTCTTTACTATTTTTTGGTATTCTTCAATGGCCGCGGGAATTTTCCCCTGAACCGTATACTTTTCCGCAGCCTGCAGGATTTTCGCCTTATCGAAGCCCAGTCCAAATGCCATGAATCCACGCCCCGCCTGTCCCGTCGACCGATTCCAATGATCTAGCCGGGACTTTCCCTATATGCCCAGTCTGCCAAATGGCATTCGCCAATCCTGTCGCCTATCATGCCGGGGGGAATAGGAACACGGACGGCGACCCGGATGCCGACTGTAGCCGACTCTCCATTTTGATTGCTAAATGCCCCGTTCAGAATAGGCGCAAACTCCCCGCGATTGCAAGCAATTCGGCTCCCGGCAGGGGGTTACCTGATTGAGAAAATAGGTATTGACCCCACGCCAGATGGATTGTATATGTATACATTAGGATGAATAATTATACTCCATTGCCAAGCACACCTCTGCCGCCCACCGGCGGGGCGCGTCACTTGCGTGTCGCCGTGATCGGTTATACAGGCTACAGCGGAATCGAGCTTGTGGGTCTGCTCGAACGGCACCCGGCGGTGGCGCTTCTGCTGCTGGACCATCGCGCCGCCAAGGACTCGGCGCTGGACGCATCCCCGGTTCCCTGCGGCCTACCAACCACCAGCGGAATAGCTCATGCACCCTGGTCTCCGAGCGCGATCAGGGATCATCAAATTGACTTGGTCTTCACGGCGACTCCTCCTGAGGTCTCGCTCGAAATCATCCCGGAAATACTCCGTTCCGGCGCGCGCGCCATTGACCTGAGCGGCGCGTTTCGTCTGCGCGATGCTGGACAGTATCAGCGCTGGTACAAGGCAGCGCACACGCAGCCCGACTTGCTGGCACAGGCCGTTTATGGATTGCCAGAGTTATATCGGGAAAAAATAGTTGGCGCGCGACTGGTGGCCAATCCCGGTTGTTACCCCACCGCCGCCATCTGCGCGCTGTGGCCACTGCTGAAGGCGGATATGGTGGATCGTGCAGCGGGAGTGGTCTGCGATGCCAAGAGCGGAGTCAGCGGTGCGGGCAAGTCGCCCTCTCCCAAAACCCACTTCGTGCAGATTTCCGAGAACTTCTCGGCTTACGCCATTCTTGAGCATCGCCATGTCGCCGAAGTGCTGAACAACACCGGGCTCGATGAGAGTGAGTTCTCGTTTACCGCGCAACTATTGCCCATCCCGCGAGGCATTCTGGCGGCGAACTATCTGCGACTGAAGAAGCCGGCGACGCTCAATGAGATTCAGGCCGTCTATCGCGCGGCGTACTCCAGCGCTGGCTTCGTGCGCCTCTATCCGCAGGGTAGCCAGCCGCAGCTCAGCGTGGTCAACCACACCAACTTCTGCGACATACACTGCACGCTGGGCAGCGATGGCAAGCGTCTGGTGGTGGTTAGCTGCATCGACAATTTAGTCAAGGGAGCCGCCGGTCAGGCTGTCCAGAACATGAACGTCATGTTCGGTCTCGAGGAGTCCACAGGACTGCTGGCCTAATGGGGTGGCGCGGAATCACCTGCTTATGAAGATCGTCGTAAAAATCGGGGGCACGCTGCTGGAGGATGCCTCCAGTCGGCAACGCATGGTGGCCATGGTTGCCACGCAGGTGCGCGCCGGGCACAGCGTTCTGCTGGTTCATGGCG comes from the Acidobacteriota bacterium genome and includes:
- a CDS encoding tetratricopeptide repeat protein, with translation MTAQEFVPEPLAEAELDLEHLSAGPSGADSGFELALDDSSMAVLPGGPSTPATPASPSKLGSGLLDDLFAEFRDEVEEPQPGGGGDLETRYNMGVAFKEMALYDEAIGEFQKVHQIAEAAKDYSHLVQCCSLLAICFIEKGLPLLAVNWYQTALDSPCADAESELALLYEIGAAYEMAGNRSAALKSFMDVYSRNIDYRNVAERIRELQQGS
- a CDS encoding tetratricopeptide repeat protein, yielding MAFGLGFDKAKILQAAEKYTVQGKIPAAIEEYQKIVKKDPKDLMTLNAIGDLYVRAGKIEDALKTFHLLAEKSVEGGAVPRAIAVYKRITKIDPESLVALEKLGELYSMQGLMRDARTYFLQAVEIYSKRKEPEKARAVFERVLMLDMDNPKLLKRMGDFYVETRKEAEAISTYLSAAERYLDGNAPDEAMAVLDAIYHLDPINEESIILKGRAFLDQGKAGESIAALESIRDYQRNKTALNALFHAYVKQDNAAKTEEVANQLLDLHGDMAGLDVLAAGLLDRNDTHGALAVYQRVAERLQSQGGLGPIAEGLRRILDRDSKNRQALELIWTAYRQSSDVDQGRHIGERLAQVHLEEGEPAKAREVYAELVAAEPDNHDLVQQLRRIDARYSPAKPQGESNFSDISPLMAIEEAAETGITSSHVGALAPREKAVVKNCLTESELYLTYHQLPKAIETLEAGLVEVPGDIALYEHLLPLYEQTQHYEKALKAAEALTEAYVRIGDGDRASRYGELLLGYQTKIFEAAHSGRLQDAAAGVPAETVQMEQSQVREVDLSMEWASLSSAPSATATTDSLVEQIEFYLQAGLGVEAEESIGKLYSLDPSQGSLSDLRHRLDVLLGRGAAVAEVAIPDFTAAGSEI
- the argC gene encoding N-acetyl-gamma-glutamyl-phosphate reductase; this translates as MNNYTPLPSTPLPPTGGARHLRVAVIGYTGYSGIELVGLLERHPAVALLLLDHRAAKDSALDASPVPCGLPTTSGIAHAPWSPSAIRDHQIDLVFTATPPEVSLEIIPEILRSGARAIDLSGAFRLRDAGQYQRWYKAAHTQPDLLAQAVYGLPELYREKIVGARLVANPGCYPTAAICALWPLLKADMVDRAAGVVCDAKSGVSGAGKSPSPKTHFVQISENFSAYAILEHRHVAEVLNNTGLDESEFSFTAQLLPIPRGILAANYLRLKKPATLNEIQAVYRAAYSSAGFVRLYPQGSQPQLSVVNHTNFCDIHCTLGSDGKRLVVVSCIDNLVKGAAGQAVQNMNVMFGLEESTGLLA